The genomic stretch GGTCCGGTAGCCGGGCTCTTCGCGGTGCGGGCGCTGGCCGAGCTGGCCAAGGAACAGGGGAGTGCGACCGTGGCGGTGCGGAATGCGGGGCACGCGGGGGTTTTGTCGGCCTACGTGGGGAGGCTGGCCCAGGCCGGCCTGGTCGGCCTGGCTTTCGCCAACACCCCGCCCGCCCTCCATCCGGGGCCGGTGCTGGGCACCAACCCCATCGCCCTGGGCGCCCCCGCCGAGCCCGAGCCGGTGGTGGTGGACACCTCGGTCGCGGTGGTGGCCCGGGGCAAGGTCATGGCCGCGGCCAGGCGGGGTGAGCCCATCCCGGAGGGCTGGGCGGTGGACAAGGAGGGTCGGCCCACCACCGACGCCAAAGCCGCGCTCGAGGGCTCCTTGCTGCCCATCGGTGGCGGCAAGGGCTTGGCCCTGGCGGTGCTGGTGGAGGTGCTGGCCGGGGCGCTGGCGGGGGCGGTGCTCTCCCCCGAGCTGCCCCTGCCCTGGGGGCCGCCGGAGCAGGCGGCCAAGCCGGGGCTGTTGCTGGTGGCCTTCGACCCGGCGGCTTTTGACGAGGGGTACCGCGAGCGGGTAGCCCGGATGGTGGGGGCGCTCGAGGCTGCCGGGGGGCGCATCCCCGGGGCCCGGCGGGCGGCGCTGCGGGAGAAGGCCCGGCGGGAGGGGCTCGAGCTCAGCGAGACCCTGCAGGCGGAACTGGCTAAACTTGGCCTAAAAGTACAAGGAGGAGCGGCATGAAAAAGCTGTTTTGGCTCGCGTTGGCGGTACTGGTGGCTTCCTTTGCCCTGGCCCAGCAGGGCACGCGGCTGCGCGTGTTCATCGGGGGGCAGCAGCGCCCCGACGTGATGCGCAAGATTCTGGACATCTACCAGCAGCGCAACCCCGGCGTGCGGGTAGAGCTCGAGGTCGGCGGGGCCACCTCCGACCAGCAGCAGCAGTACCTCACCACCGTGCTGGCCTCGCGCGACCCCTCGATCGACGTGATCCTCATCGACGTCATCCGGCCGGCCCAGTACGCCGCGGCCAAGTGGTCGGACACCCTCGACAAGTACTTGCCCGGCGTGACCCGCGAGAACCTGCTAAAGCAGTACCTCCCGGCCTACGCCAAGGCCAATGTGGTAAACGGCCAGCTCATCGCCCTGCCCAGCTTTGCCGACGCGCAGTTCCTCTACTACCGCAAGGACCTGCTCGAGAAGTACGGCTTCAAGCCCCCCACCACCTGGGACGAGGCCATCAAGCAGGCCCAGACCATCCTGGCTGGAGAGAAGAACCCCAACCTCAACGGCATCGGCTTCATGGGCAACATCTCCGAGGGCACGGTGTGCAGCTTCCTACTGCCCATCTGGGCCGCCGGGGGCGACGTGACCGACGCCAACAACCGCCTCATCCTGACCGAGGCCCAGGCCAGAGACGCCCTGCAGTTCTGGCTCGACCTCATGGACAAGTACAAGGTCTCCCCGCCCAACATGGCCGAGAAAGCCCAGGACACCATCCGCCAGGAGATGCAGGCCGGGCGCTGGATCTTCGGCACCCTCTTCGCCTACGCCTGGAATAGGTTCCAAAACGACGCCGACAGCCAGGTCAAGGGCAAGATCGGGGTGGTGCCGCTGCCCAAGTTCGAGGGCGGGCGCTCGGCGAGCTGCTTGGGTGGCTGGCAGTGGACCATCTCCGACTTCTCCAAGAACAAAGCCCAGGCCTACAAGCTGGTGCGCTTCCTCAGCAGCCCCGAGGTCTCCAAGATCCTGGCCATCGAGGCCTCCAACCTCCCGGTCTTCCCCGCCCTCTACAAAGACCCCGACGTGCTCAAGGCCAACCCCTGGTTCGCCGACGCCCTGCCGGTGGTGCAGGCCGCCCGCGCGCGCCCGGTCCATCCCCGCTATACCGAGATTGCCGACGTGATGCGCAAGGCCCTCAACGCGGTGCTGGCCCGCACCAAGACCCCGGAGGCCGCGGCCAAAGAGGTCATCGACGGCTTGCGCGCGATCTACAGGTGATGTCATACGTCATACTTCGTATGTCCTTATGGTGCCGTTTAGCGTACGACGTATGACGTACGACGTACGACGGAAGCCATGATGATCCGACCCCAACCCCGCCACCGCAGGAGTTTCGGCGACCTCAGCGAGCGCGCCCTGGCCTTCTGGCTGCTGCTTCCGGCGGGGCTGCTGCTGGGCCTCATCGCCCTGTACCCGGTGCTCCGGCTCGTCTACACCAGCTTTTTTCACTATCAGCTCACCTTGGGGCCCGAGGCCAGCTTCAGCGGGCTGGAGAACTACACCGCTGCGCTGCGCGACGCCCGCTTCTGGAACGCGCTGAAAAACACCGCGCTCATCGTGCTGATCACCGTTCCAGGGGCGCTGGTGGTGGGGCTCGGGCTGGCTTTGCTGGCTAATTTGCCCTTCCGGGTGAAGTGGCCGGTGCGCCTGGGATTGCTGTTGCCCTGGGCCCTGCCGCTGGTCTTCGTGGGCCTGATCTTCCAGTGGTTCTTCGACAGCCAGTACGGGGTGGTCAACGACCTCATCGTGCGGCTGGGCGGCGAGCGGCAGTTCTGGCTGTTCAAGCCCGACCTGGCCTTCTGGGCCATCTGCTTCACCATCATCTGGAAGACCAGCTCCTTCGTGGCGCTGCTCCTGCTGGCGGGTTTGCAGACCATCCCCAAGGAACTCTACGAGGCCGCCGAGGTGGACGGAGCCGGCCCCTTCCAGCGCTTCTGGCGCGTGACCCTGCCGCTTTTGACCCCGGCCATTCTGGTGGCCATGATCTTCCGCACCATCACCGCCTTCCAGACCTTCGACATCCCCTACGCCATGACCAAAGGTGGCCCCGGCAACGCCACCGAGACGCTGGCGATGTACGTGCGGGTGACCAGCATCGAAAACCTCAACTTCGGCTACGGCTCGGCCCTGGCGGTGCTGCTGTTTTTGATCAGCATGGCCATCACCGTGCTCTACCTGCGCTACGTGAGGGGGGCGGATGAGTAGGGGTCGTACGCAAGAGGCCAAAGGCAAAACGCCGAATGCCGAACGCCCTCAAAATATCGGCGTTTTGCCTCAGGCCGGATCGGGGGCCGCATGAACCCCTTCAAGAACCCGCGCCTGTGGCTGTGGATCGCCGCGGCCCTCGTGGTGGTCAACGGCTTCTTCCCGGCGGTATGGATCTTCTTCACCTCGCTGAAGCTCGAGGGCGAACTCACGCGCATCCCCATCACCTACTGGCCGCAAAACCCCACCTTCCAGAACTACCTCCAGGCCTTTCGCGAGCAGCCCCTGGGCCGCTACTTCCTCAACAGCGTGATCGTGGCGGTGGGTTCGACCCTGCTGTGTGTGGGGGTGGCGAGCTTGGCGGCCTACGCGCTGGCCCGGCTGCACGTGCCGAGGCGCAACCTGATCCTCTCGCTTTTGGTGGGGGTCTCGATGTTCCCGGTGGCCTCGCTGATGGTGCCGCTGTACCAGACCTTCACCGAGCTGGGCCTGCGCAACAACTACCTGGCCCTGATCCTGCCCCACGCCGCGCTTTCGCTGCCGGTGGCCACCCTCACGCTGGTGAGCTTCTTCGCCGGGATCCCGCGCGACCTCGAGGCGGCGGCGATGGTGGACGGCAGCACCCGCCTGGGCGCTTTGTGGCGCATCGTGGTCCCGCTCTCGGCGCCGGGGGTCTTCACCGCGGCCATCCTGGCCTTCGTCAACAGTTGGGACGAGTTTTTGCTGGCCTCCACGCTGCTACCGGCCAAGGCCATGCGCACGCTGCCGGTGGGCATCCAGCTCTACCAGGGCGAATACGTCTTCCCCTGGCCGCTGATCTCGGCGGCGCTGGTGGTGGCCTTGGTGCCGGTGGCGCTGGTCATCGCCCTCTTCCAGGAGCGGGTGGTGGGCGGCCTGACGCAAGGGGGGGTCAAGGGGTGAGGCAAGACGCAAAACGCAAGACGCGAGACGCAGGTCGTACGTCGTACGCAAGAAGGGGTGTGGCTCTGGACCCCTGAGGGGTTGTCCTGGGCGTTTGGCGTGTAGCGTTTGGCAATCTTATGTTACGCATTGGACTGGTTCCCATCGTGCGGCCCCTGTTCCGGGGGGCCCGGTTTGGCCTCGAGCGCGCCTCGGCTCAAGCCCTCCAGCGCCTGGGCGCCGAGCTGGGCTTTGCGCTGGCCTACGTATCTGACCCCGTGGCCGAGGCTACCCAGGCCGCCGCGGCGGCGCGGGCGGCTCAGGCGGCTGGGCTGGACTTGCTGCTCGTCGAGCACGTGACCTTCGCCACCGGGGACGTGCTCTTGCCCCTCCTGGAACTCCCTATGCCGGTGGGCCTGTGGGCGCTGCCGGAGGTGTGGGATACGGGTCCGCTGCCACAGAACGCGGTCTGCGGGCTGAACCTGGGGGTTTCGCTGCTGGAAAAACCGGCCAAGTGGTTCTACGGTGCGCCCGAGGACGGGTGGTTCCGCGAGCGCCTGGGTCTGACCCTCGCCGCCCTGCGGGGGGCCAAAGCCCTGCGCGAGAGCCGGGTGCTGTGGCTGGGCGGCCCCGCGCCGGGGTTCTTCGCCTTCGACGCGCTGCCCGAGGTGGGGATGCGGGTGGAGCGGGCGGGCCTCGAGGTGCTGTGGGAAGCCCTCGACGGCGTGCGGGATTCCGACGTAGACGAGCTGGCCGCCACCTTCGACGAGCTGGCCGAGTACCCGCCGGAGCAACTGCGCCAGACCTTCCGGCTCGAGCTGGCCCTGGCCCAGGTGGCGCGGGGCTACGACGGGGTGGCCATCCGCGAGTGGCCCGAGATCCCCGATAGGCTCGGGGTGATGGCCTACTCGGCCATGGCCCGCCTGGCCGATAGGGGCCACACCTTCGCCCCCGAAGGCGACGTGCTGGGGCTGGCCGGGCAGCTGGCGCTGCAGGCCGTCTCGGGGCAACCGGCCATCCTGCTCGACATCTCGCACTTCGGGGCCAAGGGCCTGATGCTCTGGCACGGCGGCGAGGCCCCCAAAGCCTGGGCGGGCGGCCCTACCCGGCTCATCCCCCACTTCAACCGGGGCCTGCCCGCGGTGCGCGACATGCCGCTCAAGGCGGGGCCCATCAGCGGCCTGCGGCTCTTGCCGGGTCGGCGGGCGGTGGTGCACGGGGGCCATTTGAGCGGCGAGAAAGGCTACGACGGGGACTCGAGCTGGCTGGTGGCGGCGAGCTGGGCTGGAGCGCCCCAGGGGCCGCGCGAGTTCCTCGCGAGCTGGCTCAACCACCGCCTCCCCCACCACCTGGCGGTGGGCCTGGGCGAGCACCAGGCGGCTTTGCTGGAGATGTGTGCCTGGCTGGGCTTGGAGGTACTCCCGGCCCAGCCGGAGGAGAATGGGCTGGTATGGCGCGGGTGATCACCCTGGGCTGGGCCTGCCTGGACCAGCGTTTCTACCTCGAGCATTTCCCGCCCACCCACAGCCGCACCCCGGTGCGGGGCTTCCGCCAGGCCATCGGCGGGCCGGCGGCGGTGGCGGCCCAGGCCGTCGCCCGGCTGGGGGGAGAGGCACTGCTCCTCTCCCGGCGCGGCCCGGACGCGGTGGGGGAGAGCCTCGAGGCCGCCCTGCGCGCCGAGGGGGTGCGAAGCCGCTTCACCCTGGGCCGCGAAACCCCCGTCAGCGCGGTGCTGGTAGCCCCGGACGGCGAGCGCTACATCTTCCCCTACCGCCCCGAACTGCCTGCCGAGCCGGACTGGAGGCCGGAGGAGGTGCTGGAGGGCGTGGGGGCCGTACTGATCGACCACCGCTGGATCCGGGCCGGGCTGGCCCTGGCCGAGGCGGCCCGCGCGCGGGGCCTCCCGGTGGTGCTCGACCTCGATCACGACCGCCCCGAGGCCTGGGAGCTGGTGCCCCTGGCGAGCCACGTGGTGGCCTCGGAGGAGCTGGCCCGGCAGATGGGCGGGGTAGAGGCCCTGCTGGAGCGCATTCCAGGCTGGGCCGCCGTGACCCTGGGGGCCGAGGGCGTACGCCACCGTGGGGGCCACCTCCCCGCCTTCAAGGTAGCCGTCAGGGACTCGACGGGTGCGGGGGATGTCTACCACGGCGCCTTTGCCCTGGGCCTGGCCGAGGGGATGGGCGAAGAGGGGGCCTTGCGCTTCGCCGCCGCGGTCGCCGCCCTGCACGTGCAAAACGGGGAACCCCCCAGGAGGCCTGAGGTCGAGGCGTTGTTGTCATCAAGAAGAGGTGAACCATGAAGACCACCCCTGCTAAAGCCCGCGCTTACGCCCGCATCGGCGACGCCCAGATGCGCTTCGGCACCCTGGCCATCGACCAGCGCCCCCCGCTCTTCAACCTGGTGGCCAAGGCGCTCGACAAAGACCCAGAAGCCGTGGGGGCCGAGGTCGCCGCGCTCAAGGGCCTGCTGGCCGAGACCCTGGCCAAGAGCGTCACCGGCATCCTGATCGACCCCCACTACGCCTTCCCCGCCGCCATGCCCCTCATCCCCCGCGAGACCGGGTTGATGCTGACCCTCGAGCACCACCGCTTCCAGACCGTGGAGGGCGGCTGGCGCAAGAGCGCGGTGATTCCGGGCTGGAGCGTGGAGCGGGCGGTGCAGATGGGCGCCGATGGCCTGAAGCTTTTGGCCTGGCATCGCCCCGACGCTCCCGCCGAAGTCACCGAGCACCAGCTCGAGCTGGTGCGAAGGGTGGGCGAGGAGTGCCAGAAGGCCGACCGGCTGTTCATCTTCGAGGTGCTGCCCTACCCCCTTCCCGGCGAGGACGAGGCCACCTACAGCGCCAAGCTGCGCGACCTCTCGCTCGAGGTCGCCGCCGCCTTCGCCGACCCCGGCTTCCACATCGACCTCTACAAGCTGGCCATCCCCGGCGCGGCCAGCCTGGTGAAGGAGTGGGGCGGCAAGGGCTACAGCCTCGACGACCTCGAGGCCGAGATGCGCGAATACAGCAAGCTCCCGGCCCCCTGGCTGCTGCTCTCCGGCGGCCTCAACACCGACCAGTTCGTCGAGGCCTTCGAGCGCGCGGTAGCCGCCGGGGCGCGGGGCTACTTGGCCGGGCGGGCCATCTGGCAGCACCCGCTGCGCCGCTACCCCGACCTCGAGGCCACCCGTGCGGCCTTGCTGGAGGAGGGCCGCGAAGCCCTCGACCGGCTCAACGAAATCCTCCTCACCCTCCCGCCCCTGTACCCCGAGACAGACTGGGTTTTGCCCGGAGTGGCTGGTTAGGCGCCATTAGCGAAGCGGGCTCTGGAGGCTTGACCCCAAGGTAAGGGAACCTTACTATGTTAAGAGCATAACAAACCCTTGCTTTTCGCAAATAAAGGAGAGGCCGATGCCCGCAAAAAAAGCCCCTGGAGGATTCACCGCTGAGGAACAAGCCGCCATGAAGGAGCGCGCCCGGGAGCTAAAGGCGGGCAAGGAGGGCGGAGAGAGCGCCGCGCTCGAGAAGATCGCCGAGCTGCCGGAGCCCGACCGCTCCATGGCCCTCAGGCTCCACGCCCTCATCAAGGCCAGCGCGCCGGAGCTCTCGCCCAAGACCTGGTACGGGATGCCCGCCTATGCCAACCGGGAGGGCAAGGTGGTCTGCTTCTTCCAAGGCGCACAAAAGTTCAAAACGCGCTACGCAACCCTCGGGTTCACCGACGCGGCGAAGCTGGACGAAGGCCATATGTGGCCGACCGCCTTCGCGCTGAAGGCGCTGACCCCTACTGAAGAGGCTAAGATCGCTGAGCTGATCAAAAGGGCGGTGGGTTGAGGGCCGAGCCAGGCGTCAAAGCGACAAGGCAACGTCAGACCGCCGCAAAGGCGCTGCGCGGCGGCATAGATGCTGCCGGGGGCAAGCACGCCGTCTCCGGCGCCTTCGAGGAGCACGCTTAGGACCCCGACGATTACCGCGCGGCGAACGTCTTCTGGCTGCCACCCGCGTCGGGTAAATCTCAAGGCTCAGGCCGAGCAGCCCACCACCGACCGGCTCGTGGACGAGGCCGAACGCGAGGCGTGCTGCCGGCTATAAGCTATACTCGTGAGTTCTGAAACCGAGGAGGCATAGATGAGCATCCCCAAATACAAGCTCAAAAAGGTAGACGGTAACTTTTGCACCGAGGAATGATAGGTCCAGAGTTTTAATGGAATGCGTGGAATGTACAACGCTGTCACCGGAATGTCATGAACAACAACGCTATGACTAAAGAAAGCGAAATCGAAAACGCCTTGCTTGAGAAGCTGCAAGCGCTCAAGTACACCTACCGCCCGGACATCCGCGATCGCGAGGCGCTCGAGCGCAACTTCCGCGAGAAGTTCGAGGCGCTCAACAAGGTCCAGCTCACTGACGCCGAGTTCGCTCGCTTGCTCGACGAGATCGTCAGCCCCGACGTGTTCGCCTGCGCGGAGCGGCTGCGTCACCGCAACACCTTTGAGCGCGAGGACGGCACACCGCTGCACTACCAGCTCGTCAATCTCAAAGATTGGTGCAAGAACGAGTTCGAGGTCGTCAGCCAGCTTCGCATCAACACC from Meiothermus sp. Pnk-1 encodes the following:
- a CDS encoding Ldh family oxidoreductase, producing the protein MKIAYAQLLQTVQAHFAGLGLSAEHAGAMAEVLLEAELEGNAGHGLSRLPQYTQQLRAGGLNARPAMRLERPRPAVALLHADGAPGPVAGLFAVRALAELAKEQGSATVAVRNAGHAGVLSAYVGRLAQAGLVGLAFANTPPALHPGPVLGTNPIALGAPAEPEPVVVDTSVAVVARGKVMAAARRGEPIPEGWAVDKEGRPTTDAKAALEGSLLPIGGGKGLALAVLVEVLAGALAGAVLSPELPLPWGPPEQAAKPGLLLVAFDPAAFDEGYRERVARMVGALEAAGGRIPGARRAALREKARREGLELSETLQAELAKLGLKVQGGAA
- a CDS encoding ABC transporter substrate-binding protein; this translates as MKKLFWLALAVLVASFALAQQGTRLRVFIGGQQRPDVMRKILDIYQQRNPGVRVELEVGGATSDQQQQYLTTVLASRDPSIDVILIDVIRPAQYAAAKWSDTLDKYLPGVTRENLLKQYLPAYAKANVVNGQLIALPSFADAQFLYYRKDLLEKYGFKPPTTWDEAIKQAQTILAGEKNPNLNGIGFMGNISEGTVCSFLLPIWAAGGDVTDANNRLILTEAQARDALQFWLDLMDKYKVSPPNMAEKAQDTIRQEMQAGRWIFGTLFAYAWNRFQNDADSQVKGKIGVVPLPKFEGGRSASCLGGWQWTISDFSKNKAQAYKLVRFLSSPEVSKILAIEASNLPVFPALYKDPDVLKANPWFADALPVVQAARARPVHPRYTEIADVMRKALNAVLARTKTPEAAAKEVIDGLRAIYR
- a CDS encoding carbohydrate ABC transporter permease, with amino-acid sequence MMIRPQPRHRRSFGDLSERALAFWLLLPAGLLLGLIALYPVLRLVYTSFFHYQLTLGPEASFSGLENYTAALRDARFWNALKNTALIVLITVPGALVVGLGLALLANLPFRVKWPVRLGLLLPWALPLVFVGLIFQWFFDSQYGVVNDLIVRLGGERQFWLFKPDLAFWAICFTIIWKTSSFVALLLLAGLQTIPKELYEAAEVDGAGPFQRFWRVTLPLLTPAILVAMIFRTITAFQTFDIPYAMTKGGPGNATETLAMYVRVTSIENLNFGYGSALAVLLFLISMAITVLYLRYVRGADE
- a CDS encoding carbohydrate ABC transporter permease, whose protein sequence is MNPFKNPRLWLWIAAALVVVNGFFPAVWIFFTSLKLEGELTRIPITYWPQNPTFQNYLQAFREQPLGRYFLNSVIVAVGSTLLCVGVASLAAYALARLHVPRRNLILSLLVGVSMFPVASLMVPLYQTFTELGLRNNYLALILPHAALSLPVATLTLVSFFAGIPRDLEAAAMVDGSTRLGALWRIVVPLSAPGVFTAAILAFVNSWDEFLLASTLLPAKAMRTLPVGIQLYQGEYVFPWPLISAALVVALVPVALVIALFQERVVGGLTQGGVKG
- a CDS encoding fucose isomerase, producing the protein MLRIGLVPIVRPLFRGARFGLERASAQALQRLGAELGFALAYVSDPVAEATQAAAAARAAQAAGLDLLLVEHVTFATGDVLLPLLELPMPVGLWALPEVWDTGPLPQNAVCGLNLGVSLLEKPAKWFYGAPEDGWFRERLGLTLAALRGAKALRESRVLWLGGPAPGFFAFDALPEVGMRVERAGLEVLWEALDGVRDSDVDELAATFDELAEYPPEQLRQTFRLELALAQVARGYDGVAIREWPEIPDRLGVMAYSAMARLADRGHTFAPEGDVLGLAGQLALQAVSGQPAILLDISHFGAKGLMLWHGGEAPKAWAGGPTRLIPHFNRGLPAVRDMPLKAGPISGLRLLPGRRAVVHGGHLSGEKGYDGDSSWLVAASWAGAPQGPREFLASWLNHRLPHHLAVGLGEHQAALLEMCAWLGLEVLPAQPEENGLVWRG
- a CDS encoding PfkB family carbohydrate kinase — its product is MARVITLGWACLDQRFYLEHFPPTHSRTPVRGFRQAIGGPAAVAAQAVARLGGEALLLSRRGPDAVGESLEAALRAEGVRSRFTLGRETPVSAVLVAPDGERYIFPYRPELPAEPDWRPEEVLEGVGAVLIDHRWIRAGLALAEAARARGLPVVLDLDHDRPEAWELVPLASHVVASEELARQMGGVEALLERIPGWAAVTLGAEGVRHRGGHLPAFKVAVRDSTGAGDVYHGAFALGLAEGMGEEGALRFAAAVAALHVQNGEPPRRPEVEALLSSRRGEP
- a CDS encoding tagatose 1,6-diphosphate aldolase, with product MKTTPAKARAYARIGDAQMRFGTLAIDQRPPLFNLVAKALDKDPEAVGAEVAALKGLLAETLAKSVTGILIDPHYAFPAAMPLIPRETGLMLTLEHHRFQTVEGGWRKSAVIPGWSVERAVQMGADGLKLLAWHRPDAPAEVTEHQLELVRRVGEECQKADRLFIFEVLPYPLPGEDEATYSAKLRDLSLEVAAAFADPGFHIDLYKLAIPGAASLVKEWGGKGYSLDDLEAEMREYSKLPAPWLLLSGGLNTDQFVEAFERAVAAGARGYLAGRAIWQHPLRRYPDLEATRAALLEEGREALDRLNEILLTLPPLYPETDWVLPGVAG
- a CDS encoding iron chaperone, whose translation is MPAKKAPGGFTAEEQAAMKERARELKAGKEGGESAALEKIAELPEPDRSMALRLHALIKASAPELSPKTWYGMPAYANREGKVVCFFQGAQKFKTRYATLGFTDAAKLDEGHMWPTAFALKALTPTEEAKIAELIKRAVG